The Enterobacter mori genomic interval AGTACGCCAGCGCACGTTTCCGCGTCCTTTCTCCGGCAGCGAATCGTCGTAAACCGCCCATCCGTTTGCGCCCTGCAATACGGCGTTGCGGGTAGCGGCTTCCGCATGCTCCATCACCTGTTCAGTCGATTGCCCACCGCGCCAGGCACAGATCCCCATATGTACCATATCGTCTCTGTCGAGCATTTTGCTTTGCGGCAGCGCATCGACGGCTTTCAGTAGCTGGCTGGCGATACTTTCAGCCTCTTTTAACGTGCGGTGCGGCAATAACACGGCAAAGTCGCTCCGGTGATAACGTGCCAGGAGGGCTCCCGGGTAGCGCATGATAAAAGTAGACAGGAGATTGATCAGCGTAAAGAGGTTCTCTTCCGCCACGCGCTGTCCCCAGGTGTCGCGCAGCAGATCGAAATCCGGTAAGCGAACCATCATGACCACGCCGTGGGTGCCCACCTTTTCAGAATCATCCAACAACGTCGCCAGCTGATTATCAAAAAAGAGACGGTTATTCAGACCGGTTTTATTATCCTGTGCCGCGTAAGAGCGGATCAACGTGTCCATGCGGCTACGCTGGTCGCTGGCGAACTGGATTTCAGAGAGCAACACATCCAGTGCGCTGCTGGTGCGCGTCGGCCATTCATAGACCGAACCCCGCACCTGCGGGCCTCGTTCACCGTTCAGGATCCTTATGGAGCGTGTTTCAAGCAATTCTTGTCCGGCAAGCTGACGGCGCAACCAACGAACCGCCAGAAAAATAAGCAGCACGATAAAAGCAACAGCAATGGTGAGAGGTGCGGTGGTCATCAACGAGTGGAAATAGTTGGCCATCGGATCCTGATAGACCATGCGAATGGTCATACCTGGATGTTTAAGCGAATCGACCGTGACGACCCGATACTGACTGACCGTGCCGGCTGGACGGTAGCTCCCCCGACGGCTGTGACTGAAAACTGTCTGCTTTCCCTGGACGATATCTACCCGAACAATATCAACCGGCACCATCAGCTCATCCAGCTCTGGCGACAGTGCCGGGAGTGAGGTCGTAATCAAACGCGTATCAATAACCGATGCAACCGACTCTACCCGATTAACCAGCTTGTCCTGGATGGCATTATAAAAACTTAAGGAGCAGCCAATCAGGGTGACAAAAATCGTTAACCCCGTTAGCAGGGTGATAAAAGCCGAGAACTTCGTCGTTAATCGCATCCTTGAGATTACTCCGTGGGTTGATGGGGTAGCGAGTAAGCGCTAACTTGCATTTGAGATGCGGCATACTACCAAACCTGGTGTATCTGGCAATTTATTGCGTTAAATCGGCATAGCGTTGCACTGAGCGAGTATAGTCTTCAGACGTTATTTTCCAATCATCTTAATCGTAATGGGGACCCTGTATGCAGGCTTTGATCTTAGAACAGCAGGACGGCAAAACGCTTGCCTCGGTGCAAGCCATTGAAGAGAGCCGACTGCCCGAAGGCGAAGTAACCGTCGATATCGACTGGTCCAGTTTAAATTACAAAGATGCACTGGCAATTACCGGTAAGGGTAAAATCATCCGAAATTTCCCGATGGT includes:
- the csrD gene encoding RNase E specificity factor CsrD; this encodes MRLTTKFSAFITLLTGLTIFVTLIGCSLSFYNAIQDKLVNRVESVASVIDTRLITTSLPALSPELDELMVPVDIVRVDIVQGKQTVFSHSRRGSYRPAGTVSQYRVVTVDSLKHPGMTIRMVYQDPMANYFHSLMTTAPLTIAVAFIVLLIFLAVRWLRRQLAGQELLETRSIRILNGERGPQVRGSVYEWPTRTSSALDVLLSEIQFASDQRSRMDTLIRSYAAQDNKTGLNNRLFFDNQLATLLDDSEKVGTHGVVMMVRLPDFDLLRDTWGQRVAEENLFTLINLLSTFIMRYPGALLARYHRSDFAVLLPHRTLKEAESIASQLLKAVDALPQSKMLDRDDMVHMGICAWRGGQSTEQVMEHAEAATRNAVLQGANGWAVYDDSLPEKGRGNVRWRTLIEQMLSRGGPRIYQKPAVLKNGNVHHRELMCRIFDGSEEVISAEYLPMVLQFGLSEEYDRQQITRVIPFLSFWPEENLALQVTVESLIRPRFQRWLRDTLMQCEKSQRKRIIFELAEADVGQHISRLRAVVRLINALGARVAVTQAGLTLVSTHWIKELDVELLKLHPGLVRNIEKRTENQLLVQSLVEACKGTQTQVFAAGVRSRSEWQMLTERGVTGGQGDFFAASQPLDTNVKKYLQRYSV